AATCAATATTTACAGAAACTTCTTTGATAGCTAACTTTTTGAATTGCTCTGTTGCTTTAGCAATAATTTTATCATACTCTGAAGCAATAAAATCCTGTCTTAAACCTAAACCTAAGAGAATAACTACTTTATCACCATGCAATAAAGGCAAAACTTCGCTAGCTTTAGCTTTAAAAACATTTCTATCTAGTAATGCTTTTGAATTTGGGCACTTTGTTTGCTCAACTAGCTTCTGTAGATTTTCTTGAGCAACTATCAGTAGTTCAGCAGCTAATGTCGACTGACTATTTACAACTATTTTCATTAAAGCTCCATTTGGTCTATTTGTAATGATTTTCTAAATATAATAGCAAAAAAAACATTTTGACACATTAAAATTAAAAAGCTAGTTACGTTATCTACTGACTTTTGCCAATAAAAAATATAAAATTGATATTAGCGTAATTATTATAAATACATAGTGGCATACCTTGATTCTTGAAAAATACTACAATAAGGATATAGTTAATACCTTTACATCTATCACATTATTTATAATATCTATTGTATCTGCGAATTTACTGATCAGGCTCTTTCAAGAGGCTTATTCACAAGGTTTAGGAATCGACTCGATCGTGAAGTTTGTTATACTAACAATACCAGGAAATGTAAGTTTAGTCGCTCCTATTGCGATATTTTTAGCTATTGTTATTTGTTTTGGTAAATACTTTGCTAATAATGAAATGTTTGTAACTTTAGCTGGTGGTGTTACATGGATGCAAATAGTTAAAAATACTCTAAAGCCTGTATTTGCGCTAACCGTGATAACATTTGTAACAGTGATGTATATAAACCCGCTTTCAAACCAAACTCTAGATATATATAGAGCATCTTTATCTGCTAAAGCTCTTTTATCATCTATAACTGATAAGAAAATAATTAAAACTCCTGATCGTAAAGTCATTTATATAGGCAATAAATCAGGAAATACCTTGTCTAATGTTTTTTTATATCAAAATACTCCAAAAATTGGTGAGTATAAAGTTATGACTGCACCAACAGCAAAAATTGTCTCAGATCAAGGTGCTGCTTATATAAATTTTACAAACGTAAATATTTACACCAAAAACTCACAAAATTCTGAATATAGTTATGATAATGCTAAAAAAGCTATATAC
This Francisella opportunistica DNA region includes the following protein-coding sequences:
- the lptF gene encoding LPS export ABC transporter permease LptF; the encoded protein is MILEKYYNKDIVNTFTSITLFIISIVSANLLIRLFQEAYSQGLGIDSIVKFVILTIPGNVSLVAPIAIFLAIVICFGKYFANNEMFVTLAGGVTWMQIVKNTLKPVFALTVITFVTVMYINPLSNQTLDIYRASLSAKALLSSITDKKIIKTPDRKVIYIGNKSGNTLSNVFLYQNTPKIGEYKVMTAPTAKIVSDQGAAYINFTNVNIYTKNSQNSEYSYDNAKKAIYTIFDNSDRDYNHSRVDRLYMHTLFEKFDDKDNGTAYKAEFFGRINNSISVIVSSLLALALCRLSPRQNKYAKLLPSVVVLAIYLCANMFINTLMANGSIPVWIGFWLPHIFFTIFAVRTIRKDNGSSKKEK